The sequence below is a genomic window from Bosea sp. F3-2.
CGCCGGTGCGGAATCGCCTTTTGCTGCCCTTGCGAAACTGAAACGCAGTGACTGAAACGTTCACCGGCCCTTGCGCGTCTTGCGGCATCCGTCCAAGTCGCTATTGTCCGGCCGGCTGTGAGCCGCCCCGGATCGAAGGTCGGCCATTTCCGGGACACGCCAGAACTCCATGACAAGACCGGTTACAATCGCGCTCGATGCGATGGGCGGGGACCACGGTCCCTCCGTCGTCATTCCAGGCGCAGCCCTGATGCTGGAGCGCCGCCCGGACGCCCGCTTCGTGATTTTCGGCGACGAGAAGCAGGTGCTACCGCTGCTCGACCAGAATCCGAAGCTCAAGGCGGTGACGACGTTCCATCACACCGATGTCTCGGTGAAGATGGACGACAAGCCGAGCCAGGCTCTGCGCTACGGCCGCTACAAGTCCTCGATGTGGCGGGCGATCGACGCGACCAAGACCGGCGAGGCTGATGTCACCGTCTCGGCCGGCAATACCGGCGCGCTGATGGCGATGTCGAAGTTCTGCCTGAAGTCGATGGCGCAGGTCGATCGGCCGGCGATCGCGGCGCTGTGGCCGACGCTGCGCGGGGAGAGCATCGTGCTCGACGTGGGTGCCACCATCGGCGCCGATGCACGCCATCTCGTCGATCTCGCGGTGATGGGTGCGGCGATGGCCCGCGTCGTCTTCGATCTCGACCGGCCCACAGTCGGCCTGCTCAATGTCGGCGTCGAGGAGATCAAGGGTGTCGAGGCGGTCAAGGAGGCCGGCCGCATCCTGCGCGAGAGCAACCTGCCGCACCTCTCCTATCACGGCTTCGTCGAGGGTGACGATCTCGGCAAGGGCACGGTCGACGTCGTGGTCACGGAAGGCTTCACCGGCAATATCGCGCTGAAGACCGCCGAGGGCACCGCCCGCCAGATCGCCTCATATCTGCGTGCGGCGATGAACCGCTCGCTCATGGCCAAGATCGGGTATATCTTTGCGCGCGGCGCCTTTGCCGCCCTGCGGGAAAAGCTCGATCCGCGCAAATCCAACGGCGGCGTCTTTCTGGGGCTCGAAGGCATCGTCATCAAGAGCCATGGCGGGACTGACGCCATCGGCTTCGCCAGCGCCGCCGAACTCGGCTATGAGATGGCGCGAGAAGATCTGATGGCGAAGGTCCGCGAGATGGTCGCCGCAAGCACGCGCCCCGAGCTGCCCGCCGCGCAGCCGGTCGACGCCGAATAGGGAACGGTTTCCTTGTCCATTCTGCGCTCACAAGTCGTCGGTTGCGGCTCCTATCTGCCCGCCCGCATCGTCACCAATGCCGAGCTGGCCCAAAAGGTCGACACCAGCGACGAGTGGATCGTCCAGCGGACCGGCATCCGCCAGCGCCATGTCGCGGCCGATGACGAGCCGACCTCGGTGGTCGGCCTCAAGGCGGCGCAGGCAGCGATCTCCGATGCCGGCATCGATCCGTCCGAGATCGACCTGATCATTGTCGCGACGGCGACGCCCGACCACACCTTCCCGGCAACCGCGACGCAGATCCAGGCAGCCCTCGGCATCCATGGCGGCGCGGCCTTCGACGTGCAGGCCGTCTGCTCGGGTTTCGTCTTCGCGCTGGCGACCGCCGACAAGTTCCTGACGACGGGCGGCGCCAAGGTCGCTCTCGTGATCGGCGCCGAGACCTTCTCGCGCATCCTTGACTGGGAGGACCGCGCGACCTGCGTGCTGTTCGGCGACGGCGCCGGCGCCGTCGTGGTCAAGGCAATGCCGGGCGAAGGAACGCTCGCCGACCGCGGCATCCTGACGACGCATATCCGCTCGGACGGGCGCTACAAGGACAAGCTCTATGTCGATGGCGGCGCGGGCTCGACCAAGACGGTCGGCTTCCTGCGCATGGAGGGCAAGGAGGTCTTCCGCCACGCCGTCACTAATCTCGCCGAGACGGTGCGGCACACCTTCGAGCAGACGGGCCTTTCCGGCGCCGACATCGACTGGTTCGTGCCGCATCAGGCCAACCGGCGCATCATCGACGCGACCGCCGACAAGCTGGGCATCAGCCACGACCATGTCGTGGTCACCGTCGACCACCACGGCAATACCTCCGCGGCCTCGATCCCCCTGGCGCTGGCAGAGGCGCATGCCGATGGCCGCATCAAGCCAGGCCAGCTCGTCCTGATCGAAGCGATGGGCGGCGGCTTCACCTGGGGCTCGGCCTTGATCCGCTGGTGACG
It includes:
- the plsX gene encoding phosphate acyltransferase PlsX, with translation MTRPVTIALDAMGGDHGPSVVIPGAALMLERRPDARFVIFGDEKQVLPLLDQNPKLKAVTTFHHTDVSVKMDDKPSQALRYGRYKSSMWRAIDATKTGEADVTVSAGNTGALMAMSKFCLKSMAQVDRPAIAALWPTLRGESIVLDVGATIGADARHLVDLAVMGAAMARVVFDLDRPTVGLLNVGVEEIKGVEAVKEAGRILRESNLPHLSYHGFVEGDDLGKGTVDVVVTEGFTGNIALKTAEGTARQIASYLRAAMNRSLMAKIGYIFARGAFAALREKLDPRKSNGGVFLGLEGIVIKSHGGTDAIGFASAAELGYEMAREDLMAKVREMVAASTRPELPAAQPVDAE
- a CDS encoding beta-ketoacyl-ACP synthase III; protein product: MSILRSQVVGCGSYLPARIVTNAELAQKVDTSDEWIVQRTGIRQRHVAADDEPTSVVGLKAAQAAISDAGIDPSEIDLIIVATATPDHTFPATATQIQAALGIHGGAAFDVQAVCSGFVFALATADKFLTTGGAKVALVIGAETFSRILDWEDRATCVLFGDGAGAVVVKAMPGEGTLADRGILTTHIRSDGRYKDKLYVDGGAGSTKTVGFLRMEGKEVFRHAVTNLAETVRHTFEQTGLSGADIDWFVPHQANRRIIDATADKLGISHDHVVVTVDHHGNTSAASIPLALAEAHADGRIKPGQLVLIEAMGGGFTWGSALIRW